In Sphingomonas phyllosphaerae, one DNA window encodes the following:
- a CDS encoding DUF3140 domain-containing protein: protein MADDHDTISKDFAEAVNMAPAELEKFLDTDDSKRVGWKGDGKGSGESVGHESGRRIVAIKRKKKADLTDDDYAHMKKVVGYVHRHLAQGGPAKDKKESDWRYSLMNWGHDPLK, encoded by the coding sequence ATGGCCGACGATCACGACACGATTTCGAAGGACTTCGCCGAAGCGGTCAACATGGCGCCCGCCGAGCTGGAGAAGTTCCTCGACACCGATGACAGCAAGCGGGTCGGCTGGAAGGGCGATGGCAAGGGCTCGGGCGAGAGCGTCGGGCACGAATCGGGGCGGCGGATCGTCGCCATCAAACGCAAGAAGAAGGCCGATCTGACCGACGACGATTATGCGCACATGAAGAAGGTGGTCGGCTATGTTCACCGGCATCTTGCGCAGGGTGGCCCGGCGAAAGACAAGAAGGAGTCCGACTGGCGCTACTCGCTCATGAACTGGGGGCACGACCCGCTGAAGTGA
- the rpsL gene encoding 30S ribosomal protein S12 translates to MPTINQLVRKGRDPQKAKSKVPAMEQNPQKRGVCTRVYTTTPKKPNSALRKVAKVRLTNQREVISYIPGEGHNLQEHSVVLIRGGRVRDLPGVRYHVLRGVLDTQGVKDRKQSRSKYGAKRPK, encoded by the coding sequence ATGCCGACGATCAACCAGCTGGTCCGCAAGGGCCGCGACCCGCAGAAGGCCAAGAGCAAGGTCCCTGCGATGGAGCAGAACCCGCAGAAGCGCGGCGTCTGCACCCGTGTCTATACCACGACCCCGAAGAAGCCGAACTCGGCTTTGCGCAAGGTGGCCAAGGTTCGCCTGACCAACCAGCGCGAAGTCATCAGCTACATTCCGGGTGAAGGCCACAACCTGCAGGAGCACTCGGTGGTGCTGATCCGCGGCGGCCGTGTGCGCGACCTTCCGGGTGTGCGCTACCATGTGCTGCGCGGCGTGCTCGACACGCAGGGCGTCAAGGACCGCAAGCAGTCGCGGTCGAAGTACGGTGCGAAGCGGCCGAAGTAA